In Brettanomyces nanus chromosome 3, complete sequence, a single genomic region encodes these proteins:
- a CDS encoding uncharacterized protein (BUSCO:EOG09340W1W) has translation MSSQPPFDPLLPADPKDRTAKNPRSISQPASQLAISSQPAPSTAAPTALSSYGSSQLPVPQLHHQNSQNSQLHPPRLQKSSRSIRSTPLPPNHILVKQHSTHPPSYHRQFVLLRDRDKSANSHSPLLGCTSPNVSASGGTATPGASTAASLGPAMDSSMGHGTFISTGSLPSSPLLNATVKTNKSKHPKRESSRFIFSVDDNEDEIEEDLSRDYIEGYGEALRQRRRPQRTLSAQQPGDILPHSSIADLKARPKEVTATAPGSTTTGGDDNLTVLNNSDDTTLRKMPSRYSVYDQSSEIDRPSEQADDFLTPAGRVSTVPLDMELEDEDYLDNESISSNESFTLRERQDAINETHPFGIRIWKPAVYKKHRSVEEAAEHDIHSTPKTAGTVGKSVKLFNFLWTITFGLLLFLICIVLSSIIAICSTFTSHSTDESFEYAKLYFRLGLYFFYPFGKIVFLNSEKNYLEEDAHIGTSLAEFRRWRAQNEGRLFFSAPNAMMGHASESTPLSTTSSNSYFLNDGNENPNHNDDDDDDDDTTFKKRLFGRGQWNIGRVVFFILFYLVIIPVTSFIAIIQWLGVFTIPMAKVLIILGNHIRRHPLALSFEPEKEYYEKRLNANPKNESILICTYRSFGLHYYKYTVDGTNIFFINMNFLVAFTILDFYFVKKSLGISTWITDPSLIFVLCLTSIIPLAYFIGQAVASISAQTSMGVGAVINAFFSTIVEVFLYGVALDQSKGKLVEGSIIGSILGAVLLLPGMSMCSGAINRKTQRYNPASAGVSSTMLLYATLVMLSPTILYQIFGRYEERCESCAVEPNAGETCKRCHLVQSSVVIDKLFLDYLRPFSMICAICLFTAYCIGLLFTLKTHAALIWSTPVTGDKEKHTGTTNTPDNSSVTSMNLSKRPSKLQISMEQSALSRNLTRNATSVQQQVQPKLALQLPQEAEGNHDAPNWSRTKSTTILLLATLTYAIIAEMLVDVVDDVLKKFPINAKLLGLTVFALVPNTTEFINAILFAMHGNVALSMEIGSAYALQVCLLQIPIIVVYSCWSGVKAGIFDITKIFTLIFPRWDFVACLMSVYMFTYIYAEGKSNYFKGSILILLYISIIFGFYVAITIDSKYEEDILDVVQDVRWR, from the coding sequence ATGTCTTCTCAGCCTCCTTTTGATCCGTTGCTTCCAGCAGATCCTAAGGATAGGACTGCCAAAAATCCGCGTTCTATCAGCCAACCGGCATCTCAACTCGCTATTTCCTCTCAACCTGCTCCATCTACTGCTGCTCCTACTGCTTTATCATCTTATGGATCCTCGCAACTGCCAGTCCCCCAATTGCATCATCAGAACTCTCAGAATTCCCAGCTGCATCCTCCCCGTCTTCAGAAATCTAGCAGATCTATAAGATCCACACCACTTCCTCCAAATCACATCCTAGTCAAACAGCATTCCACCCATCCTCCTTCCTATCATAGACAATTTGTTCTTCTCAGAGATCGAGATAAGTCCGCCAACAGCCATAGTCCTCTGCTTGGTTGCACTTCTCCCAATGTTAGTGCATCAGGTGGAACTGCTACTCCGGGTGCTAGTACTGCCGCTTCGCTAGGTCCTGCTATGGATTCTTCTATGGGACATGGAACATTCATCTCTACAGGCTCTCTTCCAAGCTCTCCTCTACTCAATGCCACTGTTAAAACCAACAAGTCCAAGCATCCTAAACGCGAATCATCTCGTTTCATCTTTAGCGTCGACGATAACGAAGACGAGATCGAAGAAGACCTGAGCCGTGATTATATAGAAGGATATGGCGAGGCTCTTCGTCAAAGACGGAGACCTCAAAGAACATTGTCTGCGCAGCAGCCCGGTGATATTTTGCCTCATTCCAGTATAGCCGATCTAAAGGCTCGCCCCAAAGAGGTCACAGCTACTGCACCGGGTTCTACTACCACGGGTGGCGATGATAATTTAACCGTTCTAAACAACTCTGATGACACTACTCTTCGTAAAATGCCTTCTAGGTACTCCGTTTACGATCAGTCCTCCGAAATAGATCGCCCTTCGGAGCAGGCTGATGATTTTTTGACCCCTGCGGGACGCGTGTCTACAGTTCCACTGGATATGGAACTGGAGGATGAAGATTACCTAGACAATGAATCAATAAGCTCCAACGAAAGTTTCACCTTAAGAGAACGCCAGGATGCAATTAACGAGACACATCCTTTTGGTATCCGTATTTGGAAACCTGCAGTCTATAAAAAGCATCGTTCTGTCGAAGAGGCGGCTGAACATGACATTCACTCCACTCCTAAAACAGCCGGAACTGTTGGTAAAAGTgtcaaactcttcaactttttgtGGACCATCACATTTGGCCTTTTACTATTTCTCATTTGCATAGTGTTGAGCTCTATCATTGCCATTTGCTCTACATTCACTTCTCATTCCACGGATGAATCTTTTGAATATGCAAAATTGTATTTTAGATTGGGCCTTTACTTTTTCTATCCTTTCGGAAAGATTGTTTTTTTGAACTCGGAGAAGAACTatctggaagaagatgctcaTATTGGAACGTCCCTGGCTGAGTTCAGACGCTGGCGTGCACAAAATGAGGGAagacttttcttttccgCTCCTAATGCCATGATGGGTCATGCCTCAGAAAGCACCCCTCTAAGTACAACATCCAGTAACTCATACTTCTTAAATGATGGAAACGAAAATCCGAACCAtaatgacgatgatgatgatgacgacgacaCTACTTTCAAGAAAAGActttttggaagaggaCAATGGAATATCGGAAGGGTTGTGTTCTTTATCCTGTTCTACTTGGTAATCATTCCAGTTACTTCTTTCATTGCAATTATTCAATGGCTGGGTGTCTTTACCATTCCAATGGCCAAAGTTTTGATTATTCTTGGTAACCACATTCGTCGCCATCCATTAGCTCTCTCTTTTGAGCCGGAAAAGGAGTATTACGAAAAAAGATTAAATGCCAACCCCAAGAACGAGTCGATTTTAATCTGTACCTACAGATCCTTTGGGTTACATTACTACAAGTACACAGTTGATGGAACAaacatttttttcatcaatatgAACTTCCTAGTAGCCTTCACCATTCTTGACTTTTACTTTGTTAAGAAGAGTTTAGGAATATCAACCTGGATCACCGATCCTTCGTTGATTTTTGTTCTTTGCTTAACTTCCATTATTCCGTTGGCTTACTTCATAGGACAAGCAGTGGCATCCATTTCTGCTCAGACTTCCATGGGCGTTGGCGCTGTTATCAACGcattcttttcaacaattGTAGAAGTTTTCTTATATGGTGTGGCCCTAGATCAATCCAAGGGTAAGTTGGTAGAGGGCTCTATCATCGGCTCGATATTGGGTGctgtgcttcttcttcctggTATGTCTATGTGCAGCGGTGCCATCAACCGAAAGACGCAGAGATATAATCCTGCATCCGCCGGTGTTTCATCCACTATGCTTCTATATGCTACATTGGTCATGCTTTCTCCTACCATATTATACCAGATATTTGGCAGATACGAGGAAAGATGCGAAAGTTGTGCGGTGGAACCCAATGCTGGTGAAACTTGCAAGCGTTGCCATTTGGTTCAGTCATCTGTTGTTATAGACAAACTATTTCTAGACTATTTAAGACCCTTCTCCATGATTTGTGCCATCTGTCTCTTCACTGCGTACTGCATTGGATTATTGTTTACTTTGAAGACGCACGCCGCACTGATTTGGAGCACCCCGGTGACAGGCGACAAGGAGAAACATACCGGTACCACAAATACTCCAGATAATTCTAGTGTCACCTCAATGAACTTATCCAAAAGACCATCAAAACTGCAGATTTCTATGGAGCAGTCTGCCTTATCAAGAAATCTAACTAGAAATGCGACCTCTGTTCAACAGCAGGTGCAACCAAAGTTGGCACTACAGCTACCccaagaagcagaaggtAATCACGATGCTCCCAATTGGTCTAGAACCAAATCCACTACCATTTTGCTTTTAGCTACCTTAACTTATGCTATTATTGCCGAGATGCTAGTTGATGTGGTGGATGATGTGTTAAAGAAATTCCCTATTAATGCCAAGCTCTTGGGTTTAACAGTCTTTGCACTAGTGCCAAATACCACCGAATTCATTAACGCTATCCTGTTTGCCATGCACGGAAATGTGGCACTTTCCATGGAAATTGGTTCTGCATATGCATTACAAGTGTGCTTACTACAGATTCCTATCATCGTAGTGTACTCTTGTTGGTCAGGTGTCAAAGCAGGGATATTCGACATCACCAAGATATTTACACTGATTTTCCCTCGTTGGGACTTTGTGGCATGCCTTATGTCCGTCTACATGTTCACATATATTTATGCTGAAGGTAAATCCAACTACTTCAAAGGATCTATTTTGATTTTACTTTACATTTCGATCATTTTTGGATTCTATGTTGCAATTACGATCGATTCGAAGTATGAGGAAGATATTCTAGATGTGGTACAAGACGTTAGATGGAGATGA
- a CDS encoding uncharacterized protein (BUSCO:EOG09343O6T), with product MVNLLIIPRSTNLKKINCDTEPNTRVQAIINAYAKVNNIEPNRVKLCFTFDGDDTTTKKPSRKTLKNYETLEENGLDFSKSSTLSVGAKDVGRQIGWRTVYFIEYLGPVIIQSLIYFGYYDATYNTITQKAAYILTLLHYLKREYETLFVHLFSSDTMPLTYLFRNCGHYWVFNGLLTAFCVYSSQSSFYSGYQKWLYHVEDRPLKQVEIFAGCWLVCEICNLYCHYMLRMLRSDGSREHKIPHGFMFEYVSFPNYFFESCGWLVFAIMVNNWSAYLFFVIGTGTMMMWAKQKHSRYQEEFGDNYPKERKAMIPFII from the coding sequence CGAGTTCAGGCAATCATTAATGCTTATGCAAAGGTCAATAATATCGAACCCAATCGGGTCAAACTTTGCTTCACCtttgatggtgatgatacGACAACTAAGAAGCCTAGTCGcaagactttgaagaattatGAAACTCTAGAAGAAAATGGCTTAGAtttttccaaatcttcaactctttcgGTGGGTGCTAAAGATGTCGGTCGTCAAATTGGCTGGAGAACCGTTTACTTTATCGAGTACCTCGGTCCTGTCATCATTCAATCGCTTATTTACTTCGGCTATTATGACGCAACCTACAATACAATCACCCAGAAGGCTGCATACATTCTTACACTACTTCATTATCTGAAAAGAGAGTACGAGACCTTGTTTGTGCATTTGTTTTCTTCCGATACAATGCCTCTCACCTACTTGTTCCGTAACTGTGGCCATTATTGGGTGTTCAACGGATTGCTCACGGCCTTCTGCGTGTACTCCTCTCAAAGCTCCTTCTATTCGGGGTACCAAAAGTGGCTATATCACGTAGAGGACCGCCCATTGAAGCAGGTGGAAATATTCGCCGGTTGCTGGCTTGTTTGCGAAATTTGCAACCTCTACTGCCATTATATGTTGAGAATGTTACGTTCCGACGGATCCAGAGAACATAAGATTCCTCACGGATTCATGTTCGAGTATGTATCCTTCCCTAATTACTTCTTTGAGTCCTGCGGTTGGCTCGTCTTTGCCATCATGGTCAATAATTGGTCCGCCTACTTGTTTTTCGTTATTGGTACCGGTACTATGATGATGTGGGCAAAACAGAAGCATTCCAGGTATCAGGAAGAGTTTGGCGATAACTATCcaaaggagagaaaagCCATGATCcccttcatcatctga